The genomic stretch ATCGTGTCCTATATTGTATTATTTGTCTTATAAACATGCGCGCTGTCGTGCATGTTTTTATTTTTCTACAAAAATATTGTGATAATTCTCCAGCATATGAAAAATGAAATATTATTGTAATGTTTTGTCAGACTATCGTGTAGTATACTGTTTCCGGAGATAACTTTATTTCTATTCTAATTCATCGCAGACTAATCGAACTAGGAATGCCTAACGCCTATACAATAGATTCACAGGGGGAAACAACTTGAAAAGAAAATGGCTACATATTGGCTTGGCTGCAGTGATCGGAACAGCTGCGTTAGTTTTGCCGGTATCTGGAAATGCTGCATATGCCTATGAAGATTTAGATGAGAAGAAGGAAGAAGTCGAGCGGAAGAAAGAAGCGATAAAAGAGGAGCAGTCAGAAAAGACAGAGAAGCAGGACGACCTGCAAGCTGCTGCTGAGAAACTGCGCGTCGATTTAAAAGAGATTGATAGTAAAATAGGAAAAACAAATATAAAACTAACGGAGACTGAATCTGAGGTTGCTGAGCTGGAATCAGATATCAAATCATTAAAGACAGAGATTGCAGACTTAGAAAAAAGAATTGAAGAGCGTCATCGTTTACTGAAGGATCGGATTCATTCCTTGCAGAAAAATGGCGGACAAGTCAGCTATTTAGATGTCATTATGGAATCAAAGAGCTTTGCTGATTTTCTTAACCGTGTAGATGCCGTGAGTACAATCATGGGTGCAGATCAGGAATTAATGGATGCGCAGCAGCGCGACTTGGATGATGTTGAGTCGAAAAAGACAGAGCGTCAAACAAAGCTAGTACGTGTGGAGCAGCAAGCTGCCGTACTTAAAGAAACAAAACAAACACTGATTGATCAGCAAGATGAGAAGGACAAGCTTATTGACGATGTCATGAAGGAATACGATTTGACGTCTGAAGCGTTATTCAGCCTGACAGAAGAAGCAGATTTATTGGCTGCTCAAGAAGAAGCAATTGCGGCTGAGGCTGCTTATCGTGATAAACAGAAGGCAGAAGAAGAGGCTCGTAAGGAAGCAGAACGCCAGCGTGCTGAACAAGCGAAGCAGGAAGAAGCAGCGCGTATAGCGGAAGCTGAAAAAGAGGCAGCAGCTCAAGCGAATTCCGAACAAGAAGAAGTAAAACAGAAAGAAGCAGCACAAGAAGATGCAGAAGAGAAGCGTGTAGCATCTGCTGCTAAAGAATCGCAACCTAAAACAGAAACAGAATCGAAGCAAAAAGTGGAGAAGAAATCTAACTCCCAGCCAGCAGCGCAGCCTAAACAACCGGCAAGTTCTGCACCGAAGCAAGAGAAGCAGCAAGTGTCTAAAGCTCCATCCTCCAGTGCTAATTTCATTACGCCAGCACCAGGTTACATCTCATCTGGTTTTGGTCCGCGATCTGGCGGTTATCATTATGGTATTGATTTTGCCAAACGTGGTGCAGGAGTTCCAATTTGGGCAGCTGCATCGGGGAGAGTTTCAAAAGCGTATTATTCATCTAGCTATGGAAATGTGATATTTGTGACACACTCGATTAATGGCAAGACGTATACGACTGTGTATGCTCACTTAACCTCGATGAACGTAAGCGCAGATCAGCGCGTCTCACAAGGGCAGCAAATCGGTACAATGGGAAACACTGGTATGTCGCATGGACAGCATCTGCATTTTGAACTGCATACAGGTTCTTGGAATGATTCCAAATCAAATGCGGTTGATCCGCGTTCATACCTTAATTAAAAGAAACGAGAGCGGGACAAAACCCCAAAAAATGAGAAATTAAAATGAGGCAGGCGTCTCCGAGAATTCGGAGATGCCTGCCTCATCTTTTTATCGTTAATTTACTGTTTATAGAAGCAAAAAAAGGACCCCTCTGATAGAATTAAGTTACGACACAAAACACAAAAGAGGAGGGTCCTTATGTTTAAACATTATACCATGTGTGAAGTCGTTTTACCTCTAGATTTGGAAAGAAAATTACCTGAAAATGATATTGCTTTTACCGTTAACCATTTAGTAGAAAGTATTCCAGACGAAGCTTTTGACGGTTTCCGTCGGGAAACCGGACACCCTGCTTATCACCCTCGCATGATGATGAAGATTATTTTATGTGCCTATACGCAATCCGTTTTCTCGGGCCGTAAAATTGAGTCATTACTTCAAGACAGCGTACGCATGATGTGGCTTGCCCAAGATTATCAGCCCAGCTATCGCACCATCAACCGATTCCGTGTGAACCCTCACGTAAAAGAACTCTTACGCCAGTGCTTTGTCCAATTTCGCAGCCAGCTGGTTCAAGAAAAAGTCATTGAAGAAGAAGCCATTTTTATTGATGGCACCAAAATCGAAGCAAATGCCAACAAGTTTACTTTTGTATGGCGGAAGTCCACTGAGAAATACAGTACGCAATTGGTGGAAAGATCGGCTCAGATGTATGAAGAACTGTTGGAGCAGGAAATTATCCCCGCAATCGAGCTGGAGAACCCCGAAGCCCTATCGGGCGAAGAGTTAACAAAAGTAGCAGAAAAACTGGACGAAAAGGTGCAGGAATACGATCGCCGCATAGAAGCAAGTGATGATACTGCCGAACGCAAGCAGCTTCGTTCCGAACGTAAAGCACCAAAACAGTACCGAAAGCAAGTCAATGATTTCATTAAACGGAAATCAAAATATCAGGTCGACATGGAAATCTTCGGAGACAGAAATAGCTACTCCAAAACTGACCATGGTGCCACTTTTATGCGCATGAAAGATGATTATATGAAAAATGGCCAACTTAAACCTGGGTACAATGTGCAGCTGGCTACTGAAGGTCAATATGCCCTGGCCTATGATGTGTTCCCGAATCCTACGGATACGCGAACTTTCATCCCTTTCCTTGATAAGATTGAACGGGACTTTTTTGAGCTGCCCGACTATATTGTCGCGGATGCCGGATATGGCAGTGAGCAAAATTATGATGATGTGGTAAATAATCGGAAGCGCATCCCTCTCATCACCTATAATCACTACCGAAAAGAAAAGCAAAAGAAATATAAACAAGATCCTTACCAAGTAGCTCACTGGGATTATGATGCCGAAGGCGACTTTTTCACTTGCCCGAATAACCGGAAATTAGCGTTTCGGTACCTATCCGAAAGATGCGACAAATTTGGATTCAAGCGTCATTATCGCGTGTATGAATGTGACGATTGTACTGCTTGTCCCTTACGTGCAGAATGTACGAAAGCGAAAGAAGGAAACAACCGGAAAATCTATTACAACGAAAGATGGGAAAAACAAAAAGCATATACCCAGCAATTACTCAGCGAAAAAGAAACAGGGAAAATTTACGGAAAACGTAAAATAGATGTCGAGCCAGTCTTCGGATTTCTGAAGGCTCATTTGTGTTTCACTCGTTTCTCGGTACGAAGTAAAGAGAAAGTGGAAAACGAATTAGGATTCGCCTTCATGGCGGTGAACATCAGGAAGTTCACCGCCAGATCAGCAAGTATAGTAAGGAATTCAAAAAATATCAGATCAAAAAAGATCTCGGTCACCATTTTCCTGGTGACCGAGATCTTTTTTGTGTCAGAGAGGAGTTATGTCCCGCTCTCGTTTCTTTCTATTTTATGTAAGATAGTAGGAATATAAACACAGAGGGGGGAAGATGTATGCAGCGCGAGGCATTACATAGGTTAACAGAGATATTGGCGCATGAAAAAGAAGTGAAGGCCGTTTTTGTGAAAGGGTCTTTCGGCAGGGGAGAAGACGATGCATATTCGGATATTGATCTGTATTGTTTGGTTGAAGAATCAGATATACAAGTATTTCTAGCGAAAAGACTGTCCTTACTCGCTGCTTACCGTGAAGTTCTTTATAGCGAAGAGCTGTTTATTATCGCGCCTCAACTAATTGTTGTGTATGATAATTTGCTGCATGTAGACTTGTTTACTGTAACGGAGGAGAATTTTAAACAAACAGATCAGTTTCTTGTCCTTTACGATCCGCAAAATCGACTCGAACAATTCAAAGAAACGCAAACATTGACAATGACGGATAACATGTATGGAGAGCAAGTAATTGACTTAACGTGGTTTCTGTTTCAGTACCGGAAAGCGGCTTTAAGAGGTAATGCGGCATGGGCTGCTGCAATGCTTCAGCAAGTAACAGAGCCGCTAGCGCGAATGCTGCTGCATCATTATGCACCGACCCGTGCCTTGCTAGGTCTAAAGAGAGCGCAGCAGCTCCTTCCGGCTGCCGTATACAGTAATTTATTAGATGTATTAGAACATGTAACACCAACCAGTCACGACAAGGCAGCAGCAGCTTTGTTAAAGCTGCTGAACAGCGAGAAGACTTTCCTGAAGAAACATTTAAAAGGGGAAGAGAAAAAAATAATAGAACCTTTGTTAGAGTGTTTGATTACAGAGAAGCAAATAACGGAACCATAAGAAAAGCCATATCCTCAACGGATATGGCTTTTAATCTATGCAGAGCTGGACCGACCAAACGACATTGCTTTTCGTGTGAGTATTAAGCTTCTCCATCAAATCAGCTGCATCCGCTTCATTGCGAAACAGCATATCTGAAGATGTATTGGAATGTTTTAGGTAGGTTTTTGTTCCGTTCGCTTCTCTTGCTATTTTATAGAACATAGAACACACTTCCTCACCTATTTATTTTCGTTCTATTGCTATTTTCTCATAGTGGTAGAGCCATGTATAGGGACGCAGGTGAATATTAAATTAAGATTTTGTGGTAAAACTGTGAAATGTGTCTCTTTTCAGTCAATTTGGAGAGAGAAAGCGAATGTTGTAGAGAAATGGGATGTGTTTTCTTCTTTCTTTATAGTCTAAAATGCGAAGGAACATACTATTTTCAGACAAACAAACAGCCAACTGCCGATAGAGTACCGGCAATTGGCTGTTTGTCATTGTTCCTGCTTCCGTCTTTATGACAGAGGCAGTCCCAAACCAAAATAAAAATAATTTATTAGGGTTTATTATACTTTTTGAACGTTTGCTGCTTGTGGTCCGCGCTGACCTTGTTCAACTTCAAACGTTACTTTTTGGCCTTCATCCAAAGTTTTGAAGCCTTCGCCTTGAATAGAGCTGAAATGTACGAATACATCGTCTCCACCCTCAACTTCGATAAAACCGAAACCTTTGTCTGCGTTAAACCATTTCACTGTACCTTGTTCCATTATATTGCCTCCTAGAATCTAAAAACTTCACTAGATAATGTTTGAATCTAGCCTATTTCCTATAATAACACAATAAAGCTGTTTTAAACTTAAATTCTCATGGTTTCCATAAAAAATAGAATTTATTGCCTGCTTGAGCATGAAAATAGGTGGATATTTCCATAAATTTTTGTTTCTCTGCCTAATCACATGGGCCAGCGACAGGGTTTATATTTCTCATATGGATTTTCGGAATGATTTAGCTAAGCTGTAAAAATGAAAAGTGATGAAATACCTGCGGCTAGGCGTGACAAAGCGATGCATTATTTTTCCCTCTATATAAGAAAAGTCCATTGTTTTGTTAACTATATATAAAATCTTTACGCAGTAAGACTGTATGTATGCGCAAGTAAGCGCACTGGCAGGGGATTTATATTGTTATTAATTCTTTACGGTAATTAAACATATCTTCACAATTTTTTAAACACTAGCTTCATATTTGGCTTGTACAGTTAACAATATAAGAACAAATGAAGGGAGATAGTGCTTTGGGGAATAATTGTTTTTCTTCAACTTTGTGTTGGCTTGAGCCTGTAGAACAAGTTGTGCGGCAGGATGCTAGTGATCAGCTGCAAGGCATAGAGATTTGGGCACAGCATGTATTCTTTCATGATAGTAATCCGCTCGTCATTCGTAAAACAAAACCGGGCGGAACGCAGTTTACGATGCACGCTTCCAGCTGGTATTTACCTATTACAAGTATCGATTGCAGCATCAGAACAGCATCTGTAAATAGTATGATTCTGTCAATTGAACTAGCTGTCAAATTAAACACAAACTTCATTGCAATTTATTCGGGTTACAAGAGCTTGGCTAAGTATTATTCCTCCATTCATCAGCATTTGCAGGCAAAGGAGCATGTGATATGAAAATACTTGTTACTAATGATGACGGCATCTTCTCGCCGGGCGTGGAAGCGATGATTGAGACACTTCAGCATTTTGGTGAGGTGTATGTTGTTTGTCCAGATCAAGCGATCAGCATCAGTCATCCCGTTACACCGCGTCAGCCAATTCGTGTCAAAGAGATGTATCATTTTCCGGGCGTTGCAGGTGCATGGTGTCTCAATGGAACTTCTGCTGATTGTGTGAAACTAGCAGTAGAAGTTCTTATCGAGGACGAGCTGGATTTTATTTTTTCTGGCATCAATCTTGGGCCTGCTATAGGGCGGGATATTTATTATTCCGGCGCAATAGCAGCGGCAATAGAAGCTTCTCTGTACAACATTCCGGCTGCTTCTGTCAGTTTGAATTGCAGCAATCAAAACCACGTGAACTACTCGAAGGTGAAGACATTGTTTTATCAGGTCGCCGAAGTGCTCCTGCAGCATAAGTCAAAATCAATCGGTTTGCTGAATGTGAATTTGCCGAATATTGACAAGCGGGAGTTTAAAGGAATCCAAGTTATCCCGACGGATATGAGTGTATCGCGTTATCGTTTTGTCGGTCTGCGTGACCCACATGGAGAAATTTATTACTGGCTGAAGGATCAGCTGCAAGAGCTTGCGGCTTTCCATCCGACAAGTGATTATCTTCTATTAAAAGAAGGATACATAACTGTTTCTCCAATAGAATTGCGCAGCCATTATCGACGGAAGCAGGAACAAGTGGAACGCTGGTTTAAAACAACGGAAACAAATACTTCTGAATAAAGGAGAGTTACATATGAAACGAAAATGGATGGCAGGAATTGCCGGTGCTGCATTGCTGGCATTAACAGCTTGCGGACAGGAAGAAACGGGAGGAGGTACAAGTGCAGAAGGCGAGGTTGCAGGAACACTTAGCTTTTACACATCACAGCCGGATGCAGATGCACAGAAACTAGTAGAAGGATTCGAAAAAAAATATCCGGAGGTAAACGTGGAAACATACCGGTCTGGTACAGAAGAAGTTATCTCTAAACTGAATGCAGAAAAAATGGCCGGAGATGTTCAGGCTGACGTGCTGCTTGTTGCAGACAGTGTGACGTTTGAAGATTTGAAAGAGCAGGATATGCTGCAGACTTATGAATCGAGTGAACTGGATGCAGTTCCGGATGAGTTTGAGGGGAAAGATCACTATTACACAGGTACAAAGATTATGGCAACTGGAATTGTAGCTAACACCGAAGACGGAGAGGTTCCGCAAAGCTGGAAAGCACTTACGGATGAAAGCGGCCAAACGGTCATGCCAAGTCCCCTTTACTCCGGAGCGGCTGCTTATAATCTTGGTGTCTTGACTAGACAAGCTAATTTTGGCTGGGAGTTTTATGAAAAACTGAAAAAGCAAGACACAACCGTAGTCAAAGGAAATGGAGATGTATTGAAATCCGTTGCATCTGGCGAGAAACAGTATGGTGTTATCGTCGATTTCCTTGCAGCCAGAGCAAAAGCAGATGGTTCTCCTGTTGAACTTGTATACCCGGAGGAAGGGGTGCCGGTTATTACAGAGCCGATTGGCATTACGAAGAATACCGACAATATTGCCGCTGCCGAAGCTTTTGTCGATTATGTATTATCTGAAGATGGACAAAAGCTGGCAGCTGAACTTGGTTATACGCCGATTAGAGAGGGAATTGATGCGCCAGAAGGGTTAAAAACCTATGATGAAATGAAGGTGCTGCAAGCAGATACAGAAGAATTGTACAGTTCCCGAAACAAAGACAAACAGCAATTCGAAGACTTGTTCGGGGAATAAGCAGAAGGAGGGCGCCGTATGCAATTAACAATGAAACGAGAGCATCTTGAGAAAGGCAGGCATGCTTCCCTCCAGAAGCTGCCTCCGCTCATCGGTATTTTAATGCTCATCTTCTTTTTCTTGTTACCAATCATTCGTCTCATTATGATGAGTTTTACTTCCGGTGAGAGTCTTTCCGTCAGTGCTTATACAGAGGTGCTGCAGGATGCTGTTACGTGGAAAACACTTTGGAATACAATTGGTATTGTGGCTGGCAGCACAGCGATATCAATGATCCTTGGCATAACAATGGCTGCAATTATGGCATATACAGACGTGCGGGGCAAATCGGTCATGCAGCTGCTCATCTTCTTGCCTTTTATTATTCCGTCTTATATTACGACCCTCGCGTGGGTGCAGTTTTTTAGCGCTTCTGGGCCGCTTGGGGGTCTGCCGGATTGGATGCGGCCAGATTTATATAGTGTAGGCGGCATCCTATTTGTACTGGGTATTTCACATTATCCGCTTGTCTATCTAATGACGGTGCAAGTGCTTAGGAGAATTCCTCGTGACGCAGAATTAGCTGCCATGGTCTCTGGTGCATCTCGGTTTACGTGTTGGCGGAAGATCATTCTGCCGATGGCTCTTCCCGGCATACTGAGCGGCGGACTGCTGGCGTTTTTATCTAATCTCGATAATTTTGGGGTACCAGCTTTTCTCGGTATTCCAGCTAATATTCGAGTACTTAGTACATACATTTACGAGCAAGTAATTGGTTATGGGCCAAGTGCTTTTAGTCGAGCTGCCGTTTTGTCTGTGCTGCTTGGGTTGCTCGCCATAGCTGTAACCTTCATTCAAGTATGGCTATTACGAAAAAGTAACGTAACCGAAACAACAATAGCTGACTCTGCACCGCGCATCCAGTTAGCGTCATTCAGACGGAGAAGCTTACAGATGATTCTTTGGATTTTCCTGCTTGGAACGAGTCTGGTTCCATTCTTGGCAATGGGAACAGTAAGTTTGGTACAAGCTTATGGTGTGGATGTAACGTGGGAGAATTTATCGTTTGGAAATTATCACTATATTTTATTTGAAGATGAAAAAGTGATACGGTCCCTGCGTAACAGCATCCTGCTTGGAGGAGTCACGTCGGCTGTCTGTCTCCTCTTCGGTACATTTTTCGCTTATTATCGCGCTAGAAATCAAGGAAAGCTGCCAAAAATAATGGAAGCAATCATCACCATGCCTTATGCACTTCCGGGTACAGTATTGGCGCTGTGTATCATTCTCATGTGGATGCAGCCGCTTCCAGGCTGGTATCCAGGCGTTTACGGAACACCGGCCATTTTATTGATTGCTTATATCACGCGTTTCTTTGTGCTGCAATTTCGCGGTAGCCATACAGCATTTTCACAGCTGGATGAGCGGATGGAAGAAGCGGCAAGAACGAATGGTGCAAGCGCTTTTGTGCGATGGAAACAGATCTTACTGCCGCTCATTTTACCTGGTGTCATTAGTGGTGCACTGCTTGTCTTTCTGACGGCAGTAACAGAATTAACGGTATCGAGCATGCTGTGGTCGAGTGGTTCTGAAACAGTGGGTGTGATTATCTTCAGCTTCGAACAAGCAGGCTACAGTACGTATTCTACCGCTTTCTCATCCCTCATTGTTCTGGCTATATTGCTTGGCGCATTGGGCTACTTGTTGATACAGCATAAATGGAAACAAAAGGGGAGAAAAGAATGATAGCATTACAAGGTATTGAAAAGCGATATGGTGATACGACTGCTTTGCATGAAGTTGATTTGACCATACCAGATGGTGAATTTCTAGCTATTCTTGGCCCTTCCGGCTGTGGTAAGACAACGTTGCTTCGCTTGCTGGCAGGATTTATGAAACCGACAGCTGGGACGATCCAGTTTGGTGAAAAAGAAGTAGCCAATTCCCTAAAATCAATTAAACCAGAAAAGCGAAATATAGGGATGGTTTTCCAGTCATTTGCGCTGTGGCCGCATATGAACGTCGAAGAGCATGTCCGCTTCGCCTTAAAAAATCATCGATATGCTAAGAAAAGGACAGCAAATGAGCAGGAACACAGAGTGACAGAGGTGCTGCAGTTAGTCGGTATGGAAGCTTTTCGAAAAAGATATCCAGCTGCACTTTCCGGCGGGCAGCAGCAGCGTGTGGCGCTGGCAAGGGCCATTGCCCCAGAACCGGATGTCTTGCTTATGGATGAACCACTCAGTGCATTGGATGCAGAACTGCGCATTAGTATGCGGAAAGAAATTAAGCAGATTCATCGGAAGCTAGGGGCCACGATTATATATGTTACGCATGATCAGACAGAAGCGCTGGCAATGGCTGATCGAGTACTCGTCATGCAGCAAGGACGCATAGAGCAAGCAGACAAACCAGAAATCATATACCAGCGTCCTGAAACAACCTTTGTGGCGACTTTTGTTGGAAAAGCAAACCTTGTTAAAGGCAGCTGGAAAGGAGAGTTTTTTACGCCAGCTGACACGAATCTTCTCTGGAAAGATATCGGTGTAGCAGAGCAGCTGAAGCAGCAGCACGTATTTCCGGTCAGACCAGAACAATGGGAGCTTCTATCTGCCGAAGAGGAGGGACTGCCGGGGCAGATTACACTCAGCCAATTCCAAGGAACAGAAAGGCATTACGTTATCCAAGTTGGCGATATGGATTATCAAGCTTCTCTGCCTATTTCTTTTCCCGCTTGGCAGGAAGGCGATCATGTAGCGCTGCAAATTAAGGGACAGCGTACTGCTTCTTTCATGGAACCAACGATTTTAGAAATAACATAGTAAAAGTGAGACTTCCTTTTGAAAGGAAGTCTTTTTTGAAGGAATAAACCACTCCAGGCAGAAATTAAGGGGTAGAGGTGACGCGCATGAAGCGAAATATGAGTATTATCAGAGATCTTCTATTGGATATTGAATCAGAATATACCGAGGGCGGTTTTGCATTGGAGGTGACAGAGGAGGATGATTATACAGAAGAGGAGATGAATTATCATTTGCAGCTGATGAAGGAAGCGAAGTTAATCAAGTTGGAAATGGTTCTTGATGAGGAAGAAGAGGAAGAGGAGCTGCTCATTTACGGGCTAACCTGGGACGGACATGAACTGTTGGACAGTATTCGCGAAGAAGCAATTTGGCAGCAACTAGTAGTAAAACTGAAAAGGGAGAAGGGGAGTATGCCGTTTTCTGTGTTAAGGAAGCAGGCAGCGAAAGCAGCAGAGGCATATTATGCTGCTGAATAAATATGATTCGGTTTTTAAGTAAGAAGGGCGGATATTTTGGTGCGTATTTCGCATTATCTGACATCCGCGGAGAGGTTTAAGCATACTACTTAAAAAAGATTAAAAAACGAGTTTTAATAATCAGCAAATTGGCAAAACAGAAGTAACAAACAAAAGAGGAGGGTCGAGCATGTTCTGCATCTATTCTGCGGCAAAGGATAAATTTAAAGAAGATTATCAAAAGCAGCAGCAGGCAGCTAAAGTTAATGCAAAGACTAATTCAACCGCTATTAAAAAGTAAGCTTGAAACAGACTGCGTACTTATAAAAAGATGTAAGAATGTGCAGACTAGGGTTAAAAGCTAAAAGAGGTGCTAGTACGTGCGCAGTCGGTATTCATTTATTAGAGGATTTATGCTAGGTATAGTTGTGGCACTCGCAGTATGGTTTGTTGTTACTTATATTGCTTCTAAGTTTATATAATATAGTCCAAAAAGAAACACAGCTATTATCGCTGTGTTTTCTCTTGTTTATGGACATTATTTTCATATTCTGTTTCCGGATGACCGTACTCCCCGTTCATTGCTTGCTCGTTCTGATCTAGTCCGATTGCTTCTGCTGCTTCATCGCGCTGAATAGGTTTTGTTTGTTTTTGCTGCATATCAAGCCACCTCCTGACTAGTAGTGTGGCTCATTCTTTTAAATAATATGTAAGGACAGCAATAGCTGCCCAATTTATATTAACGCGGCCGCCCTGGATAATAGTAGTTGCCGTAAGGGTAGGGTGCAGGATAGGCATAAGGGACTGGATAAGGTACCGGATAAGGGTTGCTGTATTTGTAACCATATCCCGGACCGTTTACGAATGCACTGCCTAGAAGCCCGCCAGCAAGACCGCCAAGG from Terribacillus sp. DMT04 encodes the following:
- a CDS encoding murein hydrolase activator EnvC, with protein sequence MKRKWLHIGLAAVIGTAALVLPVSGNAAYAYEDLDEKKEEVERKKEAIKEEQSEKTEKQDDLQAAAEKLRVDLKEIDSKIGKTNIKLTETESEVAELESDIKSLKTEIADLEKRIEERHRLLKDRIHSLQKNGGQVSYLDVIMESKSFADFLNRVDAVSTIMGADQELMDAQQRDLDDVESKKTERQTKLVRVEQQAAVLKETKQTLIDQQDEKDKLIDDVMKEYDLTSEALFSLTEEADLLAAQEEAIAAEAAYRDKQKAEEEARKEAERQRAEQAKQEEAARIAEAEKEAAAQANSEQEEVKQKEAAQEDAEEKRVASAAKESQPKTETESKQKVEKKSNSQPAAQPKQPASSAPKQEKQQVSKAPSSSANFITPAPGYISSGFGPRSGGYHYGIDFAKRGAGVPIWAAASGRVSKAYYSSSYGNVIFVTHSINGKTYTTVYAHLTSMNVSADQRVSQGQQIGTMGNTGMSHGQHLHFELHTGSWNDSKSNAVDPRSYLN
- a CDS encoding cold-shock protein: MEQGTVKWFNADKGFGFIEVEGGDDVFVHFSSIQGEGFKTLDEGQKVTFEVEQGQRGPQAANVQKV
- a CDS encoding ABC transporter substrate-binding protein, with product MKRKWMAGIAGAALLALTACGQEETGGGTSAEGEVAGTLSFYTSQPDADAQKLVEGFEKKYPEVNVETYRSGTEEVISKLNAEKMAGDVQADVLLVADSVTFEDLKEQDMLQTYESSELDAVPDEFEGKDHYYTGTKIMATGIVANTEDGEVPQSWKALTDESGQTVMPSPLYSGAAAYNLGVLTRQANFGWEFYEKLKKQDTTVVKGNGDVLKSVASGEKQYGVIVDFLAARAKADGSPVELVYPEEGVPVITEPIGITKNTDNIAAAEAFVDYVLSEDGQKLAAELGYTPIREGIDAPEGLKTYDEMKVLQADTEELYSSRNKDKQQFEDLFGE
- a CDS encoding iron ABC transporter permease; the protein is MQLTMKREHLEKGRHASLQKLPPLIGILMLIFFFLLPIIRLIMMSFTSGESLSVSAYTEVLQDAVTWKTLWNTIGIVAGSTAISMILGITMAAIMAYTDVRGKSVMQLLIFLPFIIPSYITTLAWVQFFSASGPLGGLPDWMRPDLYSVGGILFVLGISHYPLVYLMTVQVLRRIPRDAELAAMVSGASRFTCWRKIILPMALPGILSGGLLAFLSNLDNFGVPAFLGIPANIRVLSTYIYEQVIGYGPSAFSRAAVLSVLLGLLAIAVTFIQVWLLRKSNVTETTIADSAPRIQLASFRRRSLQMILWIFLLGTSLVPFLAMGTVSLVQAYGVDVTWENLSFGNYHYILFEDEKVIRSLRNSILLGGVTSAVCLLFGTFFAYYRARNQGKLPKIMEAIITMPYALPGTVLALCIILMWMQPLPGWYPGVYGTPAILLIAYITRFFVLQFRGSHTAFSQLDERMEEAARTNGASAFVRWKQILLPLILPGVISGALLVFLTAVTELTVSSMLWSSGSETVGVIIFSFEQAGYSTYSTAFSSLIVLAILLGALGYLLIQHKWKQKGRKE
- the surE gene encoding 5'/3'-nucleotidase SurE: MKILVTNDDGIFSPGVEAMIETLQHFGEVYVVCPDQAISISHPVTPRQPIRVKEMYHFPGVAGAWCLNGTSADCVKLAVEVLIEDELDFIFSGINLGPAIGRDIYYSGAIAAAIEASLYNIPAASVSLNCSNQNHVNYSKVKTLFYQVAEVLLQHKSKSIGLLNVNLPNIDKREFKGIQVIPTDMSVSRYRFVGLRDPHGEIYYWLKDQLQELAAFHPTSDYLLLKEGYITVSPIELRSHYRRKQEQVERWFKTTETNTSE
- a CDS encoding IS1182 family transposase; translated protein: MFKHYTMCEVVLPLDLERKLPENDIAFTVNHLVESIPDEAFDGFRRETGHPAYHPRMMMKIILCAYTQSVFSGRKIESLLQDSVRMMWLAQDYQPSYRTINRFRVNPHVKELLRQCFVQFRSQLVQEKVIEEEAIFIDGTKIEANANKFTFVWRKSTEKYSTQLVERSAQMYEELLEQEIIPAIELENPEALSGEELTKVAEKLDEKVQEYDRRIEASDDTAERKQLRSERKAPKQYRKQVNDFIKRKSKYQVDMEIFGDRNSYSKTDHGATFMRMKDDYMKNGQLKPGYNVQLATEGQYALAYDVFPNPTDTRTFIPFLDKIERDFFELPDYIVADAGYGSEQNYDDVVNNRKRIPLITYNHYRKEKQKKYKQDPYQVAHWDYDAEGDFFTCPNNRKLAFRYLSERCDKFGFKRHYRVYECDDCTACPLRAECTKAKEGNNRKIYYNERWEKQKAYTQQLLSEKETGKIYGKRKIDVEPVFGFLKAHLCFTRFSVRSKEKVENELGFAFMAVNIRKFTARSASIVRNSKNIRSKKISVTIFLVTEIFFVSERSYVPLSFLSILCKIVGI
- a CDS encoding nucleotidyltransferase domain-containing protein, whose protein sequence is MQREALHRLTEILAHEKEVKAVFVKGSFGRGEDDAYSDIDLYCLVEESDIQVFLAKRLSLLAAYREVLYSEELFIIAPQLIVVYDNLLHVDLFTVTEENFKQTDQFLVLYDPQNRLEQFKETQTLTMTDNMYGEQVIDLTWFLFQYRKAALRGNAAWAAAMLQQVTEPLARMLLHHYAPTRALLGLKRAQQLLPAAVYSNLLDVLEHVTPTSHDKAAAALLKLLNSEKTFLKKHLKGEEKKIIEPLLECLITEKQITEP
- a CDS encoding DUF4021 domain-containing protein — translated: MQQKQTKPIQRDEAAEAIGLDQNEQAMNGEYGHPETEYENNVHKQEKTQR
- a CDS encoding ABC transporter ATP-binding protein, which gives rise to MIALQGIEKRYGDTTALHEVDLTIPDGEFLAILGPSGCGKTTLLRLLAGFMKPTAGTIQFGEKEVANSLKSIKPEKRNIGMVFQSFALWPHMNVEEHVRFALKNHRYAKKRTANEQEHRVTEVLQLVGMEAFRKRYPAALSGGQQQRVALARAIAPEPDVLLMDEPLSALDAELRISMRKEIKQIHRKLGATIIYVTHDQTEALAMADRVLVMQQGRIEQADKPEIIYQRPETTFVATFVGKANLVKGSWKGEFFTPADTNLLWKDIGVAEQLKQQHVFPVRPEQWELLSAEEEGLPGQITLSQFQGTERHYVIQVGDMDYQASLPISFPAWQEGDHVALQIKGQRTASFMEPTILEIT
- a CDS encoding DUF2513 domain-containing protein, which produces MKRNMSIIRDLLLDIESEYTEGGFALEVTEEDDYTEEEMNYHLQLMKEAKLIKLEMVLDEEEEEEELLIYGLTWDGHELLDSIREEAIWQQLVVKLKREKGSMPFSVLRKQAAKAAEAYYAAE